The Raphanus sativus cultivar WK10039 chromosome 6, ASM80110v3, whole genome shotgun sequence sequence TCAACTGAGGCGGCCGGTGAGTGTGGTCGCATGCCCATTGGTCAAGCTGCGGCTAGCCTGAGTCCGTGTTTGGCTGCTACGAAGAACCCCAGGGGTAAGGTTCCACCGGTTTGCTGTGCCAAAGTGGGGGCTCTCATTAGAACCAACCCTCGTTGTCTTTGTGCTGTCATGCTCTCTCCTTTGGCCAAGAACGCTGGAATCAATCCTGGAGTCGCAATCGCTGTTCCTAAACGCTGTAACATCCGCAACCGCC is a genomic window containing:
- the LOC108809735 gene encoding non-specific lipid-transfer protein 1, translated to MKCFKFIALALMSFLITLASTEAAGECGRMPIGQAAASLSPCLAATKNPRGKVPPVCCAKVGALIRTNPRCLCAVMLSPLAKNAGINPGVAIAVPKRCNIRNRPAGKRCGRYIVP